A window of Theropithecus gelada isolate Dixy chromosome 14, Tgel_1.0, whole genome shotgun sequence contains these coding sequences:
- the FOLR2 gene encoding folate receptor beta isoform X1, with protein MLPAAMEVQLPLQGQRDMAWKWMPLLLLLVWVATMCSAQDRSDLLNVCMDAKHHKTKPGPEDKLHDQCSPWKKNACCTANTSQELHKDTSRLYNFNWDHCGKMEPACKRHFIQDTCLYECSPNLGPWIRQVNQSWRKERFLDVPLCKEDCQRWWEDCHTSHTCKSNWHRGWDWTSGVNKCPAGALCLTFESYFPTPVALCEGLWSHSYKVSNYSRGSGRCIQMWFDSAQGNPNEEVARFYAAVMHVNAGEMLHGIGGLLLSLALMLQLWLLG; from the exons CTCCCCCTGCAGGGACAGAGAGACATGGCCTGGAAATGGATGCCACTTCTGCTGCTTCTGGTCTGGGTAGCCACCATGTGCAGTGCCCAGGACAGGAGTGATCTCCTCAATGTCTGTATGGATGCCAAGCACCACAAGACAAAGCCAGGTCCTGAGGACAAGCTGCATGACCAA TGCAGTCCCTGGAAGAAGAATGCCTGCTGCACGGCCAACACCAGCCAGGAGCTGCACAAGGACACCTCCCGCCTGTACAACTTTAACTGGGACCACTGTGGTAAGATGGAGCCCGCCTGCAAGCGCCACTTTATCCAGGACACCTGTCTCTATGAGTGCTCACCCAACCTGGGGCCCTGGATCCGGCAG GTGAATCAGAGCTGGCGCAAAGAACGCTTCCTGGATGTGCCCTTATGCAAAGAGGACTGTCAGCGCTGGTGGGAGGATTGTCACACCTCCCACACCTGCAAGAGTAACTGGCACAGAGGATGGGACTGGACCTCAG GAGTTAACAAGTGCCCAGCTGGGGCCCTTTGCCTCACCTTTGAGTCCTACTTCCCCACTCCAGTCGCCCTTTGTGAGGGCCTCTGGAGTCACTCATACAAGGTCAGCAACTACAGCCGAGGGAGCGGCCGCTGCATCCAGATGTGGTTTGACTCAGCCCAGGGCAACCCCAATGAGGAAGTGGCGAGGTTCTATGCTGCAGTCATGCATGTAAATGCTGGCGAGATGCTTCATGGGATTGGGGGTCTCCTGCTCAGCCTGGCCCTGATGCTGCAACTCTGGCTCCTTGGCTGA
- the FOLR2 gene encoding folate receptor beta isoform X5, which translates to MLPAAMEVQLPLQGQRDMAWKWMPLLLLLVWVATMCSAQDRSDLLNVCMDAKHHKTKPGPEDKLHDQCSPWKKNACCTANTSQELHKDTSRLYNFNWDHCGKMEPACKRHFIQDTCLYECSPNLGPWIRQVNQSWRKERFLDVPLCKEDCQRWWEDCHTSHTCKSNWHRGWDWTSVALCEGLWSHSYKVSNYSRGSGRCIQMWFDSAQGNPNEEVARFYAAVMHVNAGEMLHGIGGLLLSLALMLQLWLLG; encoded by the exons CTCCCCCTGCAGGGACAGAGAGACATGGCCTGGAAATGGATGCCACTTCTGCTGCTTCTGGTCTGGGTAGCCACCATGTGCAGTGCCCAGGACAGGAGTGATCTCCTCAATGTCTGTATGGATGCCAAGCACCACAAGACAAAGCCAGGTCCTGAGGACAAGCTGCATGACCAA TGCAGTCCCTGGAAGAAGAATGCCTGCTGCACGGCCAACACCAGCCAGGAGCTGCACAAGGACACCTCCCGCCTGTACAACTTTAACTGGGACCACTGTGGTAAGATGGAGCCCGCCTGCAAGCGCCACTTTATCCAGGACACCTGTCTCTATGAGTGCTCACCCAACCTGGGGCCCTGGATCCGGCAG GTGAATCAGAGCTGGCGCAAAGAACGCTTCCTGGATGTGCCCTTATGCAAAGAGGACTGTCAGCGCTGGTGGGAGGATTGTCACACCTCCCACACCTGCAAGAGTAACTGGCACAGAGGATGGGACTGGACCTCAG TCGCCCTTTGTGAGGGCCTCTGGAGTCACTCATACAAGGTCAGCAACTACAGCCGAGGGAGCGGCCGCTGCATCCAGATGTGGTTTGACTCAGCCCAGGGCAACCCCAATGAGGAAGTGGCGAGGTTCTATGCTGCAGTCATGCATGTAAATGCTGGCGAGATGCTTCATGGGATTGGGGGTCTCCTGCTCAGCCTGGCCCTGATGCTGCAACTCTGGCTCCTTGGCTGA
- the FOLR2 gene encoding folate receptor beta isoform X2, with translation MLPAAMELPLQGQRDMAWKWMPLLLLLVWVATMCSAQDRSDLLNVCMDAKHHKTKPGPEDKLHDQCSPWKKNACCTANTSQELHKDTSRLYNFNWDHCGKMEPACKRHFIQDTCLYECSPNLGPWIRQVNQSWRKERFLDVPLCKEDCQRWWEDCHTSHTCKSNWHRGWDWTSGVNKCPAGALCLTFESYFPTPVALCEGLWSHSYKVSNYSRGSGRCIQMWFDSAQGNPNEEVARFYAAVMHVNAGEMLHGIGGLLLSLALMLQLWLLG, from the exons CTCCCCCTGCAGGGACAGAGAGACATGGCCTGGAAATGGATGCCACTTCTGCTGCTTCTGGTCTGGGTAGCCACCATGTGCAGTGCCCAGGACAGGAGTGATCTCCTCAATGTCTGTATGGATGCCAAGCACCACAAGACAAAGCCAGGTCCTGAGGACAAGCTGCATGACCAA TGCAGTCCCTGGAAGAAGAATGCCTGCTGCACGGCCAACACCAGCCAGGAGCTGCACAAGGACACCTCCCGCCTGTACAACTTTAACTGGGACCACTGTGGTAAGATGGAGCCCGCCTGCAAGCGCCACTTTATCCAGGACACCTGTCTCTATGAGTGCTCACCCAACCTGGGGCCCTGGATCCGGCAG GTGAATCAGAGCTGGCGCAAAGAACGCTTCCTGGATGTGCCCTTATGCAAAGAGGACTGTCAGCGCTGGTGGGAGGATTGTCACACCTCCCACACCTGCAAGAGTAACTGGCACAGAGGATGGGACTGGACCTCAG GAGTTAACAAGTGCCCAGCTGGGGCCCTTTGCCTCACCTTTGAGTCCTACTTCCCCACTCCAGTCGCCCTTTGTGAGGGCCTCTGGAGTCACTCATACAAGGTCAGCAACTACAGCCGAGGGAGCGGCCGCTGCATCCAGATGTGGTTTGACTCAGCCCAGGGCAACCCCAATGAGGAAGTGGCGAGGTTCTATGCTGCAGTCATGCATGTAAATGCTGGCGAGATGCTTCATGGGATTGGGGGTCTCCTGCTCAGCCTGGCCCTGATGCTGCAACTCTGGCTCCTTGGCTGA
- the FOLR2 gene encoding folate receptor beta isoform X3, whose product MLPAAMEVQGQRDMAWKWMPLLLLLVWVATMCSAQDRSDLLNVCMDAKHHKTKPGPEDKLHDQCSPWKKNACCTANTSQELHKDTSRLYNFNWDHCGKMEPACKRHFIQDTCLYECSPNLGPWIRQVNQSWRKERFLDVPLCKEDCQRWWEDCHTSHTCKSNWHRGWDWTSGVNKCPAGALCLTFESYFPTPVALCEGLWSHSYKVSNYSRGSGRCIQMWFDSAQGNPNEEVARFYAAVMHVNAGEMLHGIGGLLLSLALMLQLWLLG is encoded by the exons GGACAGAGAGACATGGCCTGGAAATGGATGCCACTTCTGCTGCTTCTGGTCTGGGTAGCCACCATGTGCAGTGCCCAGGACAGGAGTGATCTCCTCAATGTCTGTATGGATGCCAAGCACCACAAGACAAAGCCAGGTCCTGAGGACAAGCTGCATGACCAA TGCAGTCCCTGGAAGAAGAATGCCTGCTGCACGGCCAACACCAGCCAGGAGCTGCACAAGGACACCTCCCGCCTGTACAACTTTAACTGGGACCACTGTGGTAAGATGGAGCCCGCCTGCAAGCGCCACTTTATCCAGGACACCTGTCTCTATGAGTGCTCACCCAACCTGGGGCCCTGGATCCGGCAG GTGAATCAGAGCTGGCGCAAAGAACGCTTCCTGGATGTGCCCTTATGCAAAGAGGACTGTCAGCGCTGGTGGGAGGATTGTCACACCTCCCACACCTGCAAGAGTAACTGGCACAGAGGATGGGACTGGACCTCAG GAGTTAACAAGTGCCCAGCTGGGGCCCTTTGCCTCACCTTTGAGTCCTACTTCCCCACTCCAGTCGCCCTTTGTGAGGGCCTCTGGAGTCACTCATACAAGGTCAGCAACTACAGCCGAGGGAGCGGCCGCTGCATCCAGATGTGGTTTGACTCAGCCCAGGGCAACCCCAATGAGGAAGTGGCGAGGTTCTATGCTGCAGTCATGCATGTAAATGCTGGCGAGATGCTTCATGGGATTGGGGGTCTCCTGCTCAGCCTGGCCCTGATGCTGCAACTCTGGCTCCTTGGCTGA
- the FOLR2 gene encoding folate receptor beta isoform X4, translating into MLPAAMEGQRDMAWKWMPLLLLLVWVATMCSAQDRSDLLNVCMDAKHHKTKPGPEDKLHDQCSPWKKNACCTANTSQELHKDTSRLYNFNWDHCGKMEPACKRHFIQDTCLYECSPNLGPWIRQVNQSWRKERFLDVPLCKEDCQRWWEDCHTSHTCKSNWHRGWDWTSGVNKCPAGALCLTFESYFPTPVALCEGLWSHSYKVSNYSRGSGRCIQMWFDSAQGNPNEEVARFYAAVMHVNAGEMLHGIGGLLLSLALMLQLWLLG; encoded by the exons GGACAGAGAGACATGGCCTGGAAATGGATGCCACTTCTGCTGCTTCTGGTCTGGGTAGCCACCATGTGCAGTGCCCAGGACAGGAGTGATCTCCTCAATGTCTGTATGGATGCCAAGCACCACAAGACAAAGCCAGGTCCTGAGGACAAGCTGCATGACCAA TGCAGTCCCTGGAAGAAGAATGCCTGCTGCACGGCCAACACCAGCCAGGAGCTGCACAAGGACACCTCCCGCCTGTACAACTTTAACTGGGACCACTGTGGTAAGATGGAGCCCGCCTGCAAGCGCCACTTTATCCAGGACACCTGTCTCTATGAGTGCTCACCCAACCTGGGGCCCTGGATCCGGCAG GTGAATCAGAGCTGGCGCAAAGAACGCTTCCTGGATGTGCCCTTATGCAAAGAGGACTGTCAGCGCTGGTGGGAGGATTGTCACACCTCCCACACCTGCAAGAGTAACTGGCACAGAGGATGGGACTGGACCTCAG GAGTTAACAAGTGCCCAGCTGGGGCCCTTTGCCTCACCTTTGAGTCCTACTTCCCCACTCCAGTCGCCCTTTGTGAGGGCCTCTGGAGTCACTCATACAAGGTCAGCAACTACAGCCGAGGGAGCGGCCGCTGCATCCAGATGTGGTTTGACTCAGCCCAGGGCAACCCCAATGAGGAAGTGGCGAGGTTCTATGCTGCAGTCATGCATGTAAATGCTGGCGAGATGCTTCATGGGATTGGGGGTCTCCTGCTCAGCCTGGCCCTGATGCTGCAACTCTGGCTCCTTGGCTGA